The DNA region ACACTACCATAGTTTCAAATGATAGCTTTTGTGTTGTACTTCCAGCAGAATTGTCGTGATAGTTTCTTGCATTGGTTGATTTTTCTTCTATTGCATACTTTTGTGATCCTATACGCTTCTTTTTTGTATTCCGATTTTCCCCCTTTTAATTAATTGTGGTGTATGTTTTAGAACAGTAAGTTGTTAAAGCATAAATTTGGCAGTTGGAATGAAACGTCTAACTTTTTACTCAAACtgtctaaatttttttaatagtttgatTGGGGAAACAGGACGACCTTCTAATATCCGCCGTTACCGTTTGTCGCATAGCCGTTGAACGCTGGCCACGGTGTATCACATCGGCGGGACCGGTGTGGGAGTATGGTGGAAATTCCGTTTTCCTTACGATTAGTATCTTCCTCATAATTTACAATCAATTCATTCAATATTTCTTTTTTTAGATGACAAATTCCAACATTTAAATTATGTATCAGATAATACCCTACCCTATTCATCTGGAAATCTTGGTTCAAATCCTTCGCTATTAGGTGAAAGATCCCTCTTCTTTACATTTATTAGAACTCTTTCTTCACGAGTATTATAATTGGAATAGTCTTATTAATCcaaaaaaatttattgtttCAAAAAGTAATCCACGATTATTCTTGCTCCTACATAATTCTCATGTTCCTGTGCTTTTGTGAAAGATGTTTAGTAAGACTATCTCCAACCCTGACCTAAAAGCTAAAATTTACCATTTTCCCCCTCCAAATCCACTCCAACCCATGACttaaaataaacctaaaacctaaaacccaaATGGATGTCAAATTCCGGCCCAATTTTAGGCCACAAAGCAAAATGGGCCCCACCAACTGAGAGTAAAACCAGGGCTGTGTTGCCCACTTCCCAACCTCCACCCGCCAACGCACCACACGCGCTTGGCAGATTGTTGAAAGCAAACAGCCCCATGTGGGGTTGTTCCCTGCTgtcagaaagcaaaagcagccCAACGGCTACTTTTGGTGATCCAACGGTTGTGTTTAAATGGGCtgttggttaatccaacggtccaggttcaaattattattatttttgttttatatttatatatttattgaatccaacggtttaaatcgaatataatcaaatctaacggtaacaaaaaagatctaacggaatttaaatatttttaggttaaaatgttcatataattaatttaggatagtctacataattttttttttttaaagttaattttaaaaaaaaattagccttaattcattttttgataatctggggctaaaattttaggccaaaagggttggagtagaaaagctgtttctaggctaaaacctaaattttgtgggctaaatatttttaggttttaagtcaggattggagatggtctaagtagAGTGATTCTACCgatatttgaaataaaatttgtGCTTTTGTGAAAGATGTTCTGTAAGTAGCGTGATTCTGCAAATGTTTGACATAAAATTTGTCGATATTTTCGTCGAAATATTCGAAAAATCAAGAACCTGCGAGATATAATGAGTATCGACAATAATTATTGATCCATTACGTAAATTTTGTCATAATCCATTGCAGatttggaacttttgaaaaaaatttccTCTGGTTTTGACTAAATCAAAATGAGTTGATGTACACATACCTTCCATAATTTTCATCGAAGACAACTAACATCGACATTTTCATAAATTTGCGTAATGGTATTATCACATGTACTAATATTTTAAACACGGTCTATAGATGTTTTGGGCTTGAACTAGTCTCTATGGAATGaggtagattttttttttagtacatcgatatttttacattaagagaGGAGGGAGTTCGGCAAAGTCACATAatgagcaacctaatttggtatcgaattcgccatccacgatattcgaacctaagacctctcattaccaagtgaagaagaatatcatcaGACCGTAGTATTGAGTGGCTAGGcagatttttttgtttattaacgAAGTTCGAAAGTGAAACAAAAATTGTTGATAAGGACTTCATAAACAAGCTATTGGAAGCCTTATGTTTTATGCGTCTAGATTGCATTATTGGTTACTTATTTAGCAGCATATATTTGGTGTGGACAAGCAAGCTAGGCATAGAACTTAATTAGATGTTGTCCATAATGGATGCACTGTAACCGTTGTCATACTGCCTGCTCCAGAGCATAACTCCTCCGTACTTGGGCGAATTCTTAATCGTTGGAAGAACTTGTGACTTGAGAGCGTCAGCAGGAATAAATCCGCCGCTCGGAGCGGCCTCAGGAGCTGCTGGTAAACCCAAGAACACCTCGCTGGCCGGAACCGAGGCCCATTGGTTCCAACTGCTCAAAAGAGCGTTGGCATTACCGTCTGAATACTGGCATGGGGGGTTGTTGTAGAACTGAACCCAAACGTAGTCAAATAAGCCAGTTTGGATTGCGCCGTCTAGGTGAGCATCCGGGATTGGACATTGTGGAGCTGCGGCTAAATAGACCGTTTTTGCCTGTGTGTTGTGCCCGTTGAGTAACCTGGCGAGCTCATCATAGAACTGCCCACCACCTATAACAATGGCGAAATCAACGCCGTCCAAAACAGCGTCCCCAAGCGGGCGCGATGCTGACTGACCACCTAGGAAGTTGTTCCAGATGTAATCAGCAACTTGCCTTGCATCATCAGCTGAAGTGAGATTGTAACTTCCGACAGCCCCTCCAATCGAGAGGAGGACTTTTATGTTTTGGGATTGGCAAGCTCTGATGTCGGCGCTCAGCCCCGTGCAAGTACTACTGCTGGGGTCGCAGTGTCCGGCGAGGTTGAGGGCAGGGACCTGGTTGTTTCCGAAAGTCATGAGGAAAGCTATGTTAACAAACTGGTAGTTGCCTGAGTTGCAAGCATCTACTAGGGTTCCTTCGTTGCCGTTTTGTCCCCAATACGTTGCGATTCCGGCGGCTTGAGAGGACTTGCATGAAGAAATGAGAATCAAGAGGAACAGCGTTAGGGCTAGGGTTTGTGTTTTGGTTGCCATTTTgtatgtgttttttttgttgttgctcAAAGTGCTTGGGAGGgtacatgtatttataggtGCAGGGGACTTGTCGGTGAAGGTTTAGGGGAAGAGAAGTATGACAGACGTGTCTTGCAGGTACAAAATGGATGCCAGTCTTCTGCTTGGATCCGCGTCAACCAAGTTAGGGCCTGTTTAGTCCAAGTTTCACTTCACAACTTAGaaatttgtgaattaagttAGGTCGTGTTGCACGTTCTTTTTTCAAAAACCACTCATAAGCGCTCTTAATATTTTTCGTAAGAATGCaagtgtttttagaaaaaaCACTCGAGATGCTTAGCGTGTGATTTTTCTAGAAAgcacttttaagtgttttttcaacctaaaacacttcaaaaccctTTTAGTTGTTTTAAAGACACTTCCAACAgacacaaaatgaaaaattacttCCAAAGAGAAATATAGCATGCTATTTGAGAGATTCCTAAACTAAATAGCTATTAAGCGTGACCTTAACCACTTAATTAGGtgaaataaaatatcaaatttgACAAACAATCTGATGAACGCCATAGCTATATGTTTAGTCAGTGGATGAGATAATCATGAAACAATACGTGGAGAATCAACACAGCCTTATCATCGCCAAAAAATTTCAGCATGCCAGAAACACGACCTGGTACAATACTCTTGGTACCTCAATTGTTGT from Malus domestica chromosome 01, GDT2T_hap1 includes:
- the LOC103410311 gene encoding acidic endochitinase, translated to MATKTQTLALTLFLLILISSCKSSQAAGIATYWGQNGNEGTLVDACNSGNYQFVNIAFLMTFGNNQVPALNLAGHCDPSSSTCTGLSADIRACQSQNIKVLLSIGGAVGSYNLTSADDARQVADYIWNNFLGGQSASRPLGDAVLDGVDFAIVIGGGQFYDELARLLNGHNTQAKTVYLAAAPQCPIPDAHLDGAIQTGLFDYVWVQFYNNPPCQYSDGNANALLSSWNQWASVPASEVFLGLPAAPEAAPSGGFIPADALKSQVLPTIKNSPKYGGVMLWSRQYDNGYSASIMDNI